Part of the Paenibacillus terrae HPL-003 genome is shown below.
TATTATGGACCGCCAGATGAAATTGGGCAACTGATCGCGACGGTTAACAAGATGCTGGGGCGTACGGAGGTTTTTTATAAGGAGCTGGAGGATGCTTATGGAGCCCAGCGCCGCTTTGTAGCCGATGCTTCCCATGAACTGCGTACGCCGCTTACGACAATCCGAGGCAACGTTGATTTTTTGCTTAAAATGTGGACTACCGAGCCGGGAGACCGTCCCAATATGGATGAAGCGATGATTCGTGAACTCTCCATGGAGGCCCTGAGTGATATGGCGGATGAAGGGAAACGGATGAGTCGTCTGGTTGGCGATATGCTATCGCTCGCCAGAGCAGATACAGGGAAAACATTCGAGAAGGCCCCGGTGGCGCTGGAGCCACTCGTAAGTGAGGTTGCCCGGCGTGCTCAATTTTTGGAGCGGACGTCCGAATGGAATGTGGGTGACTTTTCGATACTGAATGGCGTTTATATGGATGGCAGCAAGGATTACCTACAGCAAATGCTGTTCATTTTCATAGATAATGCGTTCAAATATACACCTGAAGGTACGGTCCGGTTTGATGCTATCGTCTATCAGGGACAGGTAGGTCTGCGGATTAGTGATACAGGCATCGGGATGGACAAGAGTGAGGTTCCCTTTATTTTTGACCGCTTTTATCGGGCGGATGAGTCACGTGGGGTGACAGAGGGAATTGGCTTGGGTTTGTCCATTGCCAAGTGGATTATTGATGAGCATCACGGGTCCGTGGAAGTGGTTACACGCCAAGGGGAAGGGACGACATTTATCATCTGGCTTCCGGTCAGCTTTTCCGCGCCTTTGGAATAGGCTATAATAGGAAGGCAACTACATCATAGAATTGGCCGGTAAAGGCTTGGATGCCGCAGCTACCCAGTTTTTGGAGCTGTCTACTGTGTCGAAGAAAGCGGGTGCTATTTTTGGAAGTGCTCAGAATTTCGCCCCGGGGTTACTGCTACGGCGTAGTCGATGCCATGGTATTGGCTCGTCAGGCGGCCAGAAACTTGGACTTACCTCGGCCTATTTATATACTAGGCATGATTGTGCATAACAGTCATGTCACAAATTCCTTCGAGGACGAGGGAATTATTACACTGGACGGCCCTAACCGCATGGAGATTTTAAGCCAGGTGGAGAGTGGTACCGTTATTTTCACCGCCCATGGTGTATCCCCTGAGGTTCGCAAGCTGGCTCGCGATAAGGGGCTGACTACGGTTGATGCAACCTGCCCAGACGTGACGAAGACCCATGATCTGATACGGGAGAAGTCTGCCGAGGGATATCAGATTATTTATATCGGCAAAAAGAATCATCCTGAGCCGGAAGGGGCCATCGGCATTGCGCCCGACCATGTTCATCTGATCGAGAAGGAAGAGGAGATCGACAGCCTTACCTTGTGTGCGGACAAAATTCTAATCACGAATCAGACGACCATGAGTCAGTGGGACATCAAGCACATTATGAAAAAGCTGCTGGAGAAGTTCCCGGGTGCCGAGATACACAATGAAATCTGTCTGGCCACGCAAGTGCGTCAGGAAGCGGTAGCGGAGCAGGCCGGACAGGCGGATCTGGTGATTGTCGTTGGTGATCCGCGCAGTAACAATTCAAACCGATTGGCTCAGGTGTCTGAGGAAATTGCGGGTACAACAGCTTACCGTATTTCCGATGTAACCGAGCTGAAGCGGGAATGGCTGGAGGGTGTTCACAAGGTAGCAGTGACCTCTGGAGCTTCTACGCCTACGTTGATTACGAAAGAGGTTATTTTGTATCTGGAGCAATATGATCCGGCTAACCCGGATACATGGGAGATTCAGCGGACGATTGATATGAAGAAGCTGTTGCCTCCTGTGCGTGAAAAGTCAAAAACGACTAAATAATTTGTAAACTGATCATAGCTGCTATTCGGGAAGGGACTCCCGGATAGCAGCTTTTTTGAATTGGACGATAGACCCACCCGGACTAAATCGGCATCACGAGGATCGAAATTGCAGGCCAGTATTCAGGATAATTAAGTCTTGACGTGTACAGGCAAAACAGGTATATTTACTTTAACGAATAAAAGCTTAAAAGCGAACAAGCGTTTAAGTGTCATAATATCATCTATACGTGATCCATAAAATATGTTTAATAGAGAGGAAGAAAAATATGATCGTTATCGCTGGTGTCCAAACACCTGAAGAACATATCCAGGCTATTGTTGCAGTTATTGAAAAAGAAGGTTTGCAGGCTCACGTTTCCCATGGATCGGATCGTACGATTATCGGGCTGATCGGCAGTGTAGAGCCCAAGTTGGCTGAACACCTGCGCCAAATGAAGGGTGTAGAGAATGTAGTCAAAATATCGAAGTCTTACAAATTGGCGAGCCGTGATTTTCATCCCGAAAATACCGTCATCTCTATCAAAGGTGTGAATATCGGTGGAGGCGAGCTTGTTATTATGGGTGGACCATGCGCCGTTGAGTCTGCTGCGCAGATTGACGAAATTGCTTCATTGGTTAAAGCAGCGGGCGCACAAGTTCTCCGTGGAGGTGCTTTTAAGCCACGTACGGGTCCTTACAGCTTCCAAGGAACGGGTGTAGAAGGTTTGATCATGATGGCCGAGGCGGGCAAGAAGCATGACCTGCTGACCATCACAGAGGTTATGACACCCGAATACGTGGATATCTGTGCGGAATATGCGGATATTTTGCAAGTAGGTACACGTAACATGCAGAACTTTGATCTGTTGCGCAAGCTGGGAACCTGTGGCAAACCAGTACTGCTCAAACGTGGTTTCAGTTCGACTTACGATGAGTTCCTGAATGCTGCCGAGTATATTTTGGCGGGCGGTAACCCGAATGTTATGCTGTGTGAGCGCGGAATCCGGACATTTGAAACCTACACGAGAAATACGCTGGACCTGTCAGCTATTCCTGTTCTGCAACAACTGAGCCATTTGCCGGTTATTTCCGACCCGAGCCATGGCACGGGTCGTCGTGAGCTGGTTGTTCCTATGACGAAGGCTTCCGTGGCTGCCGGAGCAGATGGGTTGATTATTGAAATGCACACAGACCCTGACAATTCGATGACGGGTGATGGTGTACAATCCCTGTTCCCGGATCAATTTTCAGATTTGCTGAAAGATTTGGAATTGCTGGCTCCAGCTGTAGGAAAAACATTTCATACGCCCAGTACCATTTCTTAAAACCAATACTTAACATTAATGCATAAAAGTTTTGCCGCAACGCAGTAATTTGATTAAAATCGCCCCAAAAGCCCGAGGTTTCGGGCTTTTTGTGCTATTCAAATGTTATCAAGAGCGTAAGCATATCTAACATTAGTTTAAAAAATACCTTACATAGCTATTGACCCGTGTCATGTTTGAGATTTATAATGACGACAGAAAAAAACATTCGATCATGAACATTTCAGGGTTGTATAAGACTTAATGTTCGGAAAATTGGGAGGAAGAAGACATGTCCGTTGAAAATGTATTAAAAACAATTCAGGAAAATAATATTGAGTGGGTAGATTTTCGCTTTGTAGATTTGTCCGGCCGTGCTCACCATATTTCGTTGCCAGCTTCCGAAGTAGATGAAGAAACATTTGTTAACGGTGTTGCTTTCGACGGTTCTTCCATCCCCGGCTATCGTGGCATCGAGGAATCCGACATGGTTATGCTGCCCGATCCGGAAGCGGTTTTTATCGACCCTTTCACTCAGCATCCTACACTGAATATTCTGTGTGACATTGCTACGCCAGACGGCGAAAAATACGACCGCGATCCTCGCGGCATTGCAAGAAAAGCAGAAGAATTCCTGAAAACTGCTGGTGTAGGTACGAAAGTTAACTTTGCACCTGAATCCGAATTTTTCATTTTTGACGAAGTGCGCTACGGAAGCAGTATGAACAGCTCCTCCTTCTTCGTAGATTCCGAAGAAGCAGCTTGGAACACGAATCGCAAGGAAGAGGGCGGCAATCTGGGCTTTAAAGTGGGAGTGAAGGGCGGATATGTGCCTGTAGCGCCAGTAGACACCCAACAAGACATCCGTAGTGAAATGTGCCGTTTGCTTGAAGAAGCAGGTCTGAGAATTGAGCGCCATCACCATGAGGTTGCTACGGCAGGCCAGGCGGAAATTAACTTCCGTTTTGATACACTCAAGAAAACAGCTGATAATCTGCTTGTTTATAAATACATTGTACACAACACAGCTCGTCAATACGGTAAAGTGGCAACATTTATGCCAAAACCACTCTTTGGAGACAACGGAAGCGGTATGCACGTTCACCAATCCATTTTCGATGGAGATACTCCTTTGTTCTACGAAAAAGGTGCTTACGCTAACCTGAGCGAGCTGGCCCTTCATTACATTGGCGGTATTCTGTACCATGCACCAGCGCTGATCGCTTTGACGAACCCAAGTACGAACTCGTTCAAGCGTCTCGTTCCAGGCTATGAAGCTCCAGTTAACCTGGTATTCTCCAAAGGTAACCGTTCTGCAGCTGTTCGTATTCCAGTAGCGGCTGTTACGCCTAAAGGCTGTCGGATCGAGTTCCGTACACCGGACTCCACAGCTAACCCTTACCTGGCCTTCTCTGCAATGCTGATGGCGGGTCTGGATGGCATCAAGCGCAAACTGAACCCGATCGAATTGGGATATGGTCCACTTGATACGAACATCTATGAGCTGTCTGAGGCTGAAATTGGTAAAATCCGCAGTGTTCCTGCTTCGCTGGATGAGGCTCTGGACGCTCTGGAAGCCGACTACGAGTTCTTGACAGAAGGCGATGTATTTACGAAGGACTTTATTGATAACTATGTAGAACTTAAACGTTCTGAAGCCAAATCGGTTAACATCCGTGTTCATCCGCACGAATACAGCCTGTATTTCGACTGCTAATAGCAGTTAATAAATGAGCTGCATGGTTGCCTTGAACAATCATTAGCTAACAAAACAAGCAGCATAGCTGCCTTGAATACTAACCATTTATCTGTGGGTAACGGTTAGTATTCAAGATAGGTCTCCGGTTTTTAAGCCGGGGACCTTTTAACATTAAATTAAATACCACAAAGTTAAGATGTTAAATATACTTACATTCACATCTTTGTCACATCGTAAATGAAATCGGCAAGATTTTTTAACAAGTCTTGAACGCTCTTATGATTACTGCTATCATAGCGATAATATCCGCACCAGAGTAGAGAAGGGATGGGAATTTGTTGAGTAAGAGAGCCTATAATTTTAATGCAGGACCAGCGGCATTGCCGCTCAAAGTGCTGGAACGTGTACAAGCTGAATTCGTAGATTTTCAGGGAACAGGTATGTCCATTATGGAAATGTCTCACCGTGGAGCTGTGTATGAATCTGTTCATAATGAAGCGCAGGAACGTCTGTTATCTCTGCTAGGCAATCCAGAAGGCTACAAGGTGTTATTTCTGCAAGGAGGCGCTAGTACGCAATTCGCTATGCTGCCCTTAAATTTCTTGAGCGAAGGGCAGACAGGAAGCTACATCATGACAGGAAGTTGGTCAGACAAGGCTTATAAGGAAGCCAAGCTTTTGGGCAAGGCCCATATTGCTGCATCCTCTGCTGATGAAAAGTATATGCGTCTTCCGAATGTGGATTCTTTGGACTTGCCTGACAATACTGCTTATGTGCATATTACGTCCAACGAGACGATTGAAGGCACACAGTTCAAGCAATTTCCGGATACCGGTTCTGTGCCGTTAATTGTGGACATGTCCAGTGATATTTTTTGCAAGCCGTTTGATGCTACTCAATTCGGATTGATCTATGCGGGAGCACAAAAAAATCTGGGTCCTTCCGGCGTAACAGTCGTGATTGCTCGTGAAGAACTGTTGACGTCCTCACCGGACAACGTTCCTACCATGCTGCGCTACAGCACTTATGAAAAAAATAATTCTCTCTACAATACACCTCCATCCTTTGCCATATACATGGTGAATGAAGTGCTGAAATGGATTCAGGAAGAAGGCGGCCTGGAAGGCATTGAACGCGTCAACCAGCAGAAAGCTGCTTTGCTCTACGACCGTATTGACAGCAGTGGAGGCTTCTACCGTGGTTGTGTAGATGTCGCTGACCGTTCCATTATGAATGTGACCTTCCGCCTCGCCAATGAAGACTTGGAAAAGCAATTTATTAAGGAGTCTGAGCAGGCCGGTTTCGTCGGTCTGAAGGGACATCGCAGTGTAGGAGGGCTCCGCGCTTCGATCTACAATGCCGTTCCACTGGAGAACTGCCAAGCGTTGGCCGAGTTTATGGATAGCTTTAAGCAGCGTCATAGCTGATTGTAACGGACATATATTTCGATACACGAATGTTGGAGATCGAAAAAAAACAAAGTAAAGCCTTCCCTGAACGTGTATAGGGGAAGGCTTTTAGTGGTGTAGAGCGATTATTTTTTGGTTTGATGTTCATATCTCACCGATTTTGTTAAAATAATAGAATGTGTAAATTTTTTCAGTTCAAAAATGAAGGGAACGAAACGTGATGCCATTACATATTGTGCTTGTTGAGCCGGAAATCCCGGCTAATACAGGGAATATTGCCAGAACGTGTGCTGCTACGGGAACACATCTGCATCTGGTAAAGCCGCTGGGCTTCCGTACCGACGATGCCACGTTAAAACGTGCTGGACTTGATTACTGGTATGCGGTCCACATTGAATACCATGAATCTTTTGCTGAGGTGCAGGAGAAGTATCAGGAAGGCCGCTTTTTTTATGCCACCACGAAAGCAAATCAGCGTTATAGTGATATTGCATTTCAGGATGGAGACTTTCTGGTATTTGGTAAAGAAACGAAGGGGCTGCCTCCCGAGCTTCTGGCTGCCAACACGGATACATGCATCAAGATGCCTATGTCAGATAAAGTAAGATCGCTAAATTTGTCGAATTCCGCTGCGATTATCGTATATGAAGCGTTGCGGCAAATGGATTTTCCAGGTTTATCGTGAATATACCAAGTGCGTGAGTATAAGTGCGAATAAAGAACCAGGACCTTAGTTGCTAATCAAGCCTCGCGTATCTGTGTTCAACGATCCCGAACGCAGGGTTTGAAAATAAGGTAATTTGTAAAATCCACAGATAAAGCTAATGATATTGGACATTCCGGTCGATAAAATATTACAGACATTCTGTGCCATACTTTGATATGGTTCATGATTTTATGAAAAAATGTAATAAAATTTCCTGTGATCAGCAGGATTCGACAAAAAGACAGCGAATACTACATAAAGAATAGTGTCTTTGTACCTAGTTTTTCGCAGGGAAGAAAATTGCAAAACATAATGAATAGGAGAGGTGTACGATCACGATGAAACCTGCCGGTGTGGTGCGTAAAGTTGATCAACTGGGAAGAATAGTGTTGCCCAAATCACTGCGCAAAAGATATCAAATGAATGAGGGAGACCCTGTCGAAATTTTGGTTCAGGGTGACCATATTATTTTGGAGCGTTATCGTCCGAAATGTGTATTTTGCGGATCGGTTGAGCAAGTGAACAATTTTAAAGATCGTTATATTTGCGCTCAATGCTTGACGGAAATGACACAGTACTCCTAAAATGGGGCAAAAGCATCACGACATTCGTTCGTGATGCTTTTTTTCTTATAGAGCATAAGGGAGCAAGTGTAGTTTACATGCTTGTAAACGATAAGCTCCTATTTATAGAACAAAAAATGAGTAGGGACCGGACGCAGATTGCCATCCGATGGCTTGTTCACGACCCGACTGTTCAGGATGAGTGAGGAAGAGCCGCCCCCGTCCAGATTATAAGCATTCTGAACGCCGAGATTGTACATTTTTCCTTGTAGTTCTTCCAGTGTTGCACCTGAACCCCCGCTTTCATTGTAGCCATCTACGACAATAATGAGCAGTTGATCATCTTTATAGTTGCCAATGGCTGTACGTGGCGCTCGTTTGGGCGATACCTTCCATTTATCCGGAATAGGCATCTTTTGACCGCTTTGCAGCAGTACGGGAACGAAGGTAGCTCCAAAGGAAGGCTTCAGGCTGTCCAGAGCTCCCTGACTGTAAAACTTGCCGCCGATGAGTTGGCCGGTGTTGCTCAATCCGACGAAGGACAAATCCTTAAAGCTGGGCTGAAAGCCGGTCAGGTAATGGCCGTTCATGACGGTAGTGCTTAATGGATAGCGTTTGTCGTCTCCATCCGCAAAGCCGCCTGCATTAATACCAGCGACAGCTCCGTGTCTCAGAACAGCACGCATGGTCGTTTCGGAGCCGCCCAGTTTATCGCTCCCTAGAGACATTTTCATAGCGGCGGGATCTTTAAGCTTGACCTTCATGGCATAGCCATGATAAATCCCCGGGTTCACCTTAAACAATTCAATAGTAATCCGGTTGCTGTCTACACGCTCATAAGGAACCCCGAGCTTGGCGGTGATGCGTCGATTATAGATTTTTTCGGGACGCTTGGATTGAGTGGAGGCCGTTTGGACAAGCTGGTTCATCGTTTGGGTCGTTTGCTTGTACAGTTCCGATGTTCGGCGAATAGTAGACAAGGTGTATGTTGCCGTTTGTTTGGCTTCATCGAGCTGCTTGCCTACTGATTGCGTTTGTAGAACGACCTCGGCTTTTTGCAGACTCGGGACAGTAGACCCCGAAAAACTAAATGTGGGATGAATTAACAAAACACACCCCAACAAACCGATAAAAGGAGCAAGGGCCAACATAAAGAAACGATTTACCTGTTTTGTATCCATATTCATTTCAGCAGGTCCATTTTTTTCTGAAGTGTATTGAGCTGCTGCTTAACTTCGTTCAGTTGGGTGTAAAGCTTATTGCTGTTGTCGGTTTTATTGTTTGCATTATCCTTGGTAAAGGTCAGCAGCTCATTGAAGGACTGAACTTTGCCCTCTAATCCGTTAACTTCCTTGGAAAGCGCAGCCAGCTGTTTTTCATAGTCGGTTTTGAGCGCTTGAATCTGCTGGTTCGTATGGGTTTGCATTTCGTTCAACATTTCCTGCTTCAAATGATTGCTGTACAGATAGGTTGCGAGAGCACCTAGTATAATAAGCAGGAACCAAAATAGCAGAAAAGCCTTTACGGGCATCCCCTTTCTTGAAGTGCCCCGCCGGGATTCGGCAGAAGGGTGTTCAGGTGAAGCTTGCATGCGATTTTCAACTCCCGTGTAAAATCTAATTTCCAGTCTTTATTTTGCAGTTCCAATTCTATCATGGGCCTATTTATTTCGCAAAAGCGAAATAGATGCATAAAATTATTTGGAAAAAGAGATTGCATCGGAAGGAAGTCCTAGGATACAATTTCCTTAAACGGTTTTCGCTTCTTATACGTTCACATTTGCGCAATTTCTACATATGCAACCCCAAATTATAGATTCATTTTCGTTAACTATGAATTTTTATGTATTTTTTTGCGAAATCAGGAGGTTTAGACATGAGAAAAGTATGGCAGGTGGTCATCATAGACATCCATCCTACAAGTATGCTGGGAACAAAGCTTATTTTGGAAGACCAGCAGGATTTGCTTGTCAGAGGGATGTCCTCCTCCGGGACGGAAGGTCTGGAATTGGCTTGCTCCATTCGGCCGGAAATCATTTTAATGGATTACAGGTTGCCTGAGGGAACGGCGGAACCGTTCCTAACTCAAATACGGGCCTTGTCTCCAGACAGCCATATTGTTATTATGACGGATGAGGATAATATTACGCTGTTCCAACAGCTGATTTCGCTGGGAGCGAATGGAATGCTATCCAAACAGGCGTCACCAAGCCAGTTGATCCATCTGATCAACGGTTTGCGCGAAGGATTTGCTTCGTTACCGATGGATTGGATTCGTTGTGGAAATTGGCCTTTTATGCCGCTTATGGCTTCTGAGCCTTTCGACGAATTGACACAGACCGAAATTTTCATTATGGAACGTATTGTGCAAGGAATTACATATGACAAAATTGCTGTCGAGATCGAAGTCAGTCGGCGCTCCATTGATAATTATCTACGTAAAATTTATGCGAAATTGGGCGTGTCCAGCCGGGCGCAGGCGATTGAACGTTATGCCTTGTACGCGCGTCAAGCGAAGCAACTGTATGCCTGATGCGCCAACCCGGAGGTCGTGAGCCTATTTTTCAGGAGAAGGAGGATGTTCATGCAATATTCCTTTGCTTCACGAACTGCTGCAATGTTGGCTTCTCCAGTGCGTCATATCCGGGAAAATGCGAGAAGACACTCCTTTATATCTTTGGCTGAAGAATTGCCTGCACAAGAGCTGTTTCCGGTGAAGCTGCTGGAAGAAGCGGCTCATGATGTATTTGGTTCTGGCCCTGACGCCCTCCAGTATGGTGAACCGGAGGGCTATTTTCCTTTGCGGGCGTGGCTTGCAGGAGAGTGGGAACAGCGCAAAGGAGTTAGAGTGCCACCGGGACAGATTCTCCTGACAACAGGCAGTCAGCAGGCCATTGACCTGATCGTAAGGCTGATGGTGGATGAACGCGACCCGGTGTTAGTCGAAAATCCGACGTCGCCCGGATGTCTGCAAGTGCTGTCGATGCAAGGAGCGCAGATCGTTCCCGTTGAATCTGATGGAGAAGGTGTGCGTCCCGATCAACTTGAAGCCTTAATCATTCAACACCATCCCAAGCTTTTTTTTGCGACACCCACGTTTACGAACCCTACCGGTTCCTTATGGAGCGCGGCCAGACGTCAGGAGGTTTTGGAGCTGTGCAGGCTCCATCAGGTGCTGATCGTGGAGGACGACTCTTACGGAGAGCTACATTTTAAACAAAAAAATGAATCCGGCGACAAGAGCCCGCATGGACAAAGTCGGAAATTTGCAGAAGCTTATCCTTCGTTATTTGCGCTGGATCATGCGGGGCAGGGCGGTCAGGTGCTATATATCGGTTCATTCAACAAAACGGTAGCGCCCGCACTGAGAACCGGATGGGCGTCAGGCCCCGCCCCGTTGATCGAAGGTATGTACGCTTTGAAGCAGTTGGCCGATATGCAGTCCAGTACGATGAACCAGCGACTCCTGTTCCAGTTGCTGACCAGCTCGCGGTTTCAATGGCACGAGCATTTAGCCATGCTGAACAAAGAGTACTCGACACGTCTACAGTTAATTCTGGAGCTGCTCAAGCGCCCATTTTGGAAAGATGTGACGTATCATATTCCGTCTGGCGGCATGTATGTATGGGTTCAGTTGCCCGATGGGTTGGACAGCGCACTGCTGCTAAAGGCGGCCTTACCCAAGGGTGTAGCTTTTATGCCAGGAGAGTTGTGCGCGGTTGGTACTGAAGGTGCGTCCCATATCCGCCTGAACTTCAGCCATCCGGGCCGTGAGCAGCTACTCATGGGCATGAATTTGATCGGTGAGACGATCAGTGAATTCACTGCGCGAAGCTAGCTGGGGCCGAATGATCTGCTTGCTACAGCAGAACTTCCGGCAATTCGTAGTGCGAGAAGTAAGCGGTAGGCTTTTCGACGGTCCTCAGTATTCGAGGGGTGAGTGGCGGGCTTCTCAGTGATCCTCCGCATTCGTAGTGGCAGAGTAGGCGGCTGGTGCTTCCGCGAT
Proteins encoded:
- the aroF gene encoding 3-deoxy-7-phosphoheptulonate synthase, translated to MIVIAGVQTPEEHIQAIVAVIEKEGLQAHVSHGSDRTIIGLIGSVEPKLAEHLRQMKGVENVVKISKSYKLASRDFHPENTVISIKGVNIGGGELVIMGGPCAVESAAQIDEIASLVKAAGAQVLRGGAFKPRTGPYSFQGTGVEGLIMMAEAGKKHDLLTITEVMTPEYVDICAEYADILQVGTRNMQNFDLLRKLGTCGKPVLLKRGFSSTYDEFLNAAEYILAGGNPNVMLCERGIRTFETYTRNTLDLSAIPVLQQLSHLPVISDPSHGTGRRELVVPMTKASVAAGADGLIIEMHTDPDNSMTGDGVQSLFPDQFSDLLKDLELLAPAVGKTFHTPSTIS
- the trmL gene encoding tRNA (uridine(34)/cytosine(34)/5-carboxymethylaminomethyluridine(34)-2'-O)-methyltransferase TrmL — its product is MPLHIVLVEPEIPANTGNIARTCAATGTHLHLVKPLGFRTDDATLKRAGLDYWYAVHIEYHESFAEVQEKYQEGRFFYATTKANQRYSDIAFQDGDFLVFGKETKGLPPELLAANTDTCIKMPMSDKVRSLNLSNSAAIIVYEALRQMDFPGLS
- the glnA gene encoding type I glutamate--ammonia ligase, which gives rise to MSVENVLKTIQENNIEWVDFRFVDLSGRAHHISLPASEVDEETFVNGVAFDGSSIPGYRGIEESDMVMLPDPEAVFIDPFTQHPTLNILCDIATPDGEKYDRDPRGIARKAEEFLKTAGVGTKVNFAPESEFFIFDEVRYGSSMNSSSFFVDSEEAAWNTNRKEEGGNLGFKVGVKGGYVPVAPVDTQQDIRSEMCRLLEEAGLRIERHHHEVATAGQAEINFRFDTLKKTADNLLVYKYIVHNTARQYGKVATFMPKPLFGDNGSGMHVHQSIFDGDTPLFYEKGAYANLSELALHYIGGILYHAPALIALTNPSTNSFKRLVPGYEAPVNLVFSKGNRSAAVRIPVAAVTPKGCRIEFRTPDSTANPYLAFSAMLMAGLDGIKRKLNPIELGYGPLDTNIYELSEAEIGKIRSVPASLDEALDALEADYEFLTEGDVFTKDFIDNYVELKRSEAKSVNIRVHPHEYSLYFDC
- a CDS encoding response regulator transcription factor, with product MRKVWQVVIIDIHPTSMLGTKLILEDQQDLLVRGMSSSGTEGLELACSIRPEIILMDYRLPEGTAEPFLTQIRALSPDSHIVIMTDEDNITLFQQLISLGANGMLSKQASPSQLIHLINGLREGFASLPMDWIRCGNWPFMPLMASEPFDELTQTEIFIMERIVQGITYDKIAVEIEVSRRSIDNYLRKIYAKLGVSSRAQAIERYALYARQAKQLYA
- a CDS encoding phosphodiester glycosidase family protein, which translates into the protein MNMDTKQVNRFFMLALAPFIGLLGCVLLIHPTFSFSGSTVPSLQKAEVVLQTQSVGKQLDEAKQTATYTLSTIRRTSELYKQTTQTMNQLVQTASTQSKRPEKIYNRRITAKLGVPYERVDSNRITIELFKVNPGIYHGYAMKVKLKDPAAMKMSLGSDKLGGSETTMRAVLRHGAVAGINAGGFADGDDKRYPLSTTVMNGHYLTGFQPSFKDLSFVGLSNTGQLIGGKFYSQGALDSLKPSFGATFVPVLLQSGQKMPIPDKWKVSPKRAPRTAIGNYKDDQLLIIVVDGYNESGGSGATLEELQGKMYNLGVQNAYNLDGGGSSSLILNSRVVNKPSDGNLRPVPTHFLFYK
- a CDS encoding 4-hydroxy-3-methylbut-2-enyl diphosphate reductase, yielding MEVLRISPRGYCYGVVDAMVLARQAARNLDLPRPIYILGMIVHNSHVTNSFEDEGIITLDGPNRMEILSQVESGTVIFTAHGVSPEVRKLARDKGLTTVDATCPDVTKTHDLIREKSAEGYQIIYIGKKNHPEPEGAIGIAPDHVHLIEKEEEIDSLTLCADKILITNQTTMSQWDIKHIMKKLLEKFPGAEIHNEICLATQVRQEAVAEQAGQADLVIVVGDPRSNNSNRLAQVSEEIAGTTAYRISDVTELKREWLEGVHKVAVTSGASTPTLITKEVILYLEQYDPANPDTWEIQRTIDMKKLLPPVREKSKTTK
- the serC gene encoding 3-phosphoserine/phosphohydroxythreonine transaminase produces the protein MLSKRAYNFNAGPAALPLKVLERVQAEFVDFQGTGMSIMEMSHRGAVYESVHNEAQERLLSLLGNPEGYKVLFLQGGASTQFAMLPLNFLSEGQTGSYIMTGSWSDKAYKEAKLLGKAHIAASSADEKYMRLPNVDSLDLPDNTAYVHITSNETIEGTQFKQFPDTGSVPLIVDMSSDIFCKPFDATQFGLIYAGAQKNLGPSGVTVVIAREELLTSSPDNVPTMLRYSTYEKNNSLYNTPPSFAIYMVNEVLKWIQEEGGLEGIERVNQQKAALLYDRIDSSGGFYRGCVDVADRSIMNVTFRLANEDLEKQFIKESEQAGFVGLKGHRSVGGLRASIYNAVPLENCQALAEFMDSFKQRHS
- a CDS encoding AbrB/MazE/SpoVT family DNA-binding domain-containing protein, with the translated sequence MKPAGVVRKVDQLGRIVLPKSLRKRYQMNEGDPVEILVQGDHIILERYRPKCVFCGSVEQVNNFKDRYICAQCLTEMTQYS
- a CDS encoding sensor histidine kinase, producing MSIRWRLTAWYSSILAIVLVMFGLAIYGLVYYYTYNEVKSQLMNQTPRINKQLLLTVKGGLFEVPNLDLGLVQGRGIDESQLYVQIYNYTSGVTKTTQNMKNLDITFPVPSTAAGAVQNEGIRRVSVDGDSFMIYQQPIKSEELGLVVGLLQVGQFTGSQDRLMNRLQSVLVYGSLFALVAAATSGLFLARKSMKPLVKVIEGANQIQSSNDLSVRIEYYGPPDEIGQLIATVNKMLGRTEVFYKELEDAYGAQRRFVADASHELRTPLTTIRGNVDFLLKMWTTEPGDRPNMDEAMIRELSMEALSDMADEGKRMSRLVGDMLSLARADTGKTFEKAPVALEPLVSEVARRAQFLERTSEWNVGDFSILNGVYMDGSKDYLQQMLFIFIDNAFKYTPEGTVRFDAIVYQGQVGLRISDTGIGMDKSEVPFIFDRFYRADESRGVTEGIGLGLSIAKWIIDEHHGSVEVVTRQGEGTTFIIWLPVSFSAPLE
- a CDS encoding PLP-dependent aminotransferase family protein, with the protein product MQYSFASRTAAMLASPVRHIRENARRHSFISLAEELPAQELFPVKLLEEAAHDVFGSGPDALQYGEPEGYFPLRAWLAGEWEQRKGVRVPPGQILLTTGSQQAIDLIVRLMVDERDPVLVENPTSPGCLQVLSMQGAQIVPVESDGEGVRPDQLEALIIQHHPKLFFATPTFTNPTGSLWSAARRQEVLELCRLHQVLIVEDDSYGELHFKQKNESGDKSPHGQSRKFAEAYPSLFALDHAGQGGQVLYIGSFNKTVAPALRTGWASGPAPLIEGMYALKQLADMQSSTMNQRLLFQLLTSSRFQWHEHLAMLNKEYSTRLQLILELLKRPFWKDVTYHIPSGGMYVWVQLPDGLDSALLLKAALPKGVAFMPGELCAVGTEGASHIRLNFSHPGREQLLMGMNLIGETISEFTARS